A window from Vulcanimicrobium alpinum encodes these proteins:
- a CDS encoding glycosyltransferase, whose protein sequence is MTRSRQRVALVAPFFGRDLRGRKERFTFAYATHLALEGLDLDVITTTATDDAPDANFYNAGTDYSESFPVHRFRVTAPDRVAYEDALLAVRAGHAVEERTSASALLDERLRSTDLLAHVRAAADRYDTFLFFDLTVPTTVSALVEVAEHALLVPLLDDEPALRLPQVAEAVARTRMILCGTNAEATLLAELFGAGPRARTRVVGLAADTVPRGELHDARVRRATRGRPYVLVAGEDPVALAEMHAAPGAIVELGDVEERDRAAFFAFARAVAVVGAGIGFAPETAEAWSYGKPVLAAENAPGAAGLVRETGGGLVVALGTWAAAIDELGSDDALAALARGGVAYVEASGGWRRVAARTAEAMDALAALEDGRSRDALLAQVAYLYPLVQRQRRTIQAMRVSRFWRLRDTWFAARRRFGIGPLADPIPPPSIEDRAVEMAALGDPYQLFREHHRLRDEDVERMRATARFFPQPVAFGLTIDARGGATDGVRATLRSLSDQVYERWSARVLVDDGAEAESAEELRALAQTDARIVLVPPGGDRFGDAVVVGALGPHDRLEPHALFEFALALQDGADVVYCDEDTLDERGVPSDPWMKPDWSPETLLTRDYVGALAMMRRDLLDRAGGVRDVFESARWYEALLRVSEQTDRIVHVPQVLCHRNERNRCEPADQALAVEVALRRRGEDAALDAVSGGVEVRFAVPGGERVCIVIPTRDRADLLEPCLASVFERTAYREFEVVVVDNGSHEEATHALFGAWKVREPERFRVLRDASPFNYSRLNNEAVGATDAEFVVLLNNDTEVASSEWLEAMLGQARRSAIGAVGALLMYDDGTVQHGGVVLGILGLAGHAHRFLPATSAGYHGALQFDTNYLAVTGACLMVERRKYWEVGGLDETLAVSYNDVDFCLKLHRVGYRNVFVPRARLYHYESKSRGGDDTPTKVARAMEEVEAIRTRWPEFARRDPYYNPNLTADAEDFGLRL, encoded by the coding sequence ATGACGCGTTCGCGTCAGCGCGTCGCGCTGGTTGCACCGTTCTTCGGCCGCGATCTGCGCGGGCGCAAGGAGCGTTTCACCTTCGCGTATGCGACGCATCTAGCGCTCGAAGGCCTTGACCTCGACGTCATCACGACGACGGCGACCGACGACGCCCCGGACGCGAACTTCTACAACGCCGGCACGGATTACAGCGAATCGTTCCCCGTGCACCGTTTTCGCGTGACGGCACCCGATCGCGTGGCATACGAGGACGCGCTCCTCGCGGTGCGCGCGGGACACGCGGTCGAGGAGCGCACGAGCGCCAGCGCGCTGCTCGACGAGCGCCTGCGCAGTACCGATCTGCTCGCCCACGTACGCGCGGCCGCCGACCGCTACGACACGTTCCTGTTCTTCGATCTGACGGTGCCGACGACGGTGAGCGCGCTCGTCGAAGTCGCCGAGCACGCGCTGCTCGTCCCGCTGCTCGACGACGAGCCGGCGCTGCGCCTGCCGCAGGTCGCCGAGGCCGTCGCGCGGACGCGGATGATCCTGTGCGGGACGAACGCCGAAGCGACGCTGCTGGCGGAACTGTTCGGGGCGGGTCCGCGCGCGCGCACACGGGTCGTCGGCCTCGCGGCCGACACGGTGCCGCGCGGCGAACTGCATGACGCGCGCGTGCGCCGCGCGACGCGCGGACGGCCGTACGTCCTCGTCGCCGGCGAAGATCCCGTGGCGCTGGCGGAGATGCACGCCGCGCCGGGCGCGATCGTGGAGCTCGGCGACGTCGAGGAGCGCGACCGCGCGGCGTTTTTTGCGTTTGCGCGGGCGGTCGCCGTCGTCGGAGCGGGGATCGGCTTCGCGCCCGAGACGGCCGAGGCGTGGAGCTACGGCAAGCCGGTGCTGGCGGCGGAAAACGCGCCAGGGGCTGCGGGCCTCGTGCGCGAGACCGGCGGCGGTCTCGTCGTCGCGCTGGGGACGTGGGCGGCGGCGATCGACGAACTCGGCAGCGATGACGCGCTCGCGGCGCTGGCGCGCGGCGGCGTCGCGTACGTCGAGGCGAGCGGCGGCTGGCGCCGCGTCGCGGCGCGCACCGCGGAAGCGATGGACGCGCTCGCGGCGCTCGAGGACGGGCGCTCGCGCGACGCGCTGCTTGCGCAGGTCGCGTATTTGTATCCGTTGGTGCAGCGTCAGCGGCGCACGATCCAGGCGATGCGCGTCAGCCGGTTCTGGCGCCTGCGCGACACGTGGTTCGCGGCGCGGAGGCGTTTTGGGATCGGACCGCTCGCCGATCCGATACCGCCGCCGTCGATCGAAGATCGGGCGGTGGAGATGGCGGCGCTCGGCGATCCCTATCAGCTCTTTCGCGAGCATCACCGACTGCGCGACGAGGACGTCGAGCGAATGCGCGCCACGGCGCGTTTCTTTCCGCAGCCGGTCGCGTTCGGGCTGACGATCGACGCGCGCGGCGGCGCGACCGACGGCGTGCGCGCGACGCTGCGATCGCTGTCCGATCAGGTGTACGAGCGGTGGTCGGCGCGCGTGCTCGTCGACGACGGCGCGGAAGCCGAGAGCGCGGAGGAACTCCGCGCGCTGGCGCAGACCGATGCGCGGATCGTGCTGGTCCCGCCGGGCGGCGACCGGTTCGGCGACGCCGTCGTCGTCGGTGCCCTCGGCCCGCACGACCGGCTCGAGCCGCACGCGCTCTTCGAGTTCGCGCTCGCGCTGCAGGACGGCGCCGACGTCGTCTACTGCGACGAGGATACGCTCGACGAGCGCGGCGTTCCGTCGGATCCGTGGATGAAACCCGACTGGTCGCCGGAGACGCTGTTGACGCGCGATTACGTCGGCGCCCTCGCGATGATGCGCCGCGATCTGCTCGACCGCGCCGGCGGCGTGCGCGACGTGTTCGAGAGCGCGCGCTGGTACGAGGCGTTGCTGCGCGTGAGCGAGCAGACGGATCGAATCGTGCACGTCCCGCAGGTGCTCTGCCACCGGAACGAACGCAATCGCTGCGAGCCGGCCGATCAGGCGCTCGCGGTCGAGGTCGCGCTGCGGCGCCGCGGCGAGGACGCCGCGCTCGATGCCGTCAGCGGCGGCGTCGAGGTGCGGTTCGCGGTGCCGGGCGGCGAGCGCGTCTGCATCGTCATCCCGACCCGCGACCGCGCCGATCTGCTGGAGCCGTGTCTGGCGTCGGTGTTCGAGCGGACCGCGTACCGAGAGTTCGAGGTCGTCGTCGTCGACAACGGAAGCCACGAGGAGGCGACGCACGCGCTTTTCGGCGCGTGGAAGGTCCGCGAACCGGAGCGCTTCCGCGTGCTGCGCGATGCGTCGCCGTTCAACTACTCGCGGCTCAACAACGAGGCGGTCGGTGCGACCGATGCCGAGTTCGTCGTGCTGCTGAACAACGACACCGAGGTTGCATCGTCGGAATGGCTCGAGGCGATGCTCGGGCAGGCGCGGCGCAGTGCGATCGGCGCCGTCGGTGCCCTGCTGATGTACGACGACGGGACGGTGCAGCACGGCGGCGTGGTGTTGGGGATTCTCGGGCTCGCCGGGCACGCGCACCGGTTTCTGCCGGCGACGAGCGCGGGATATCACGGCGCGCTGCAGTTCGATACCAACTATCTCGCGGTGACGGGTGCGTGTCTGATGGTGGAGCGGCGCAAGTACTGGGAAGTCGGGGGGCTCGACGAAACGTTGGCGGTGTCGTACAACGACGTCGACTTCTGCTTGAAATTGCATCGCGTGGGCTACCGGAACGTCTTCGTGCCGCGCGCGCGGCTGTACCATTACGAGTCGAAGAGCCGCGGCGGCGACGACACGCCGACGAAAGTGGCGCGCGCGATGGAAGAAGTGGAAGCGATTCGCACGCGGTGGCCTGAGTTCGCGCGGCGTGATCCGTACTACAATCCCAACTTGACCGCCGACGCGGAAGATTTCGGGCTGCGGCTGTGA
- a CDS encoding O-antigen ligase family protein gives MTVTLRHETHVPIDLLSALVYVACALGVALLTRRRAAFGVAALLLLAPFDLARYVGPTTITTLKAGVLGLLVGLASSRVDVAAFRTFPVRVMLGAFAATFAAIAISAVHAQNLGAVVREGFKDGEYFVLFAAAVAAFATDPDDRPFWRTLEAVVVLVCASALGEYAIGAHSGIFLRHQEIVWPRIAGALEGPNQLAGYFDVMIPVVVARALVHRDRLLVAVIALAAITDVLTISRAGIVGMLLGVGAVIVVLRPPQRVAWRYLAAVAVVAAIGIAAALRAGVPAGYFSLDQQTQAADHLGNRSQLAHAAIVLWRTSPITGVGAGNYELDLPQAGLPGVRTHANNLYLQSLAEGGIIGLIATIGMFAATIGVLWRSGVRRPLVVGALGATVALAAHQTLDDLFFFPKVATAFWLVCGVAVAEIAARRIFERRRASAYVGAMPAATSAK, from the coding sequence ATGACGGTCACGCTGCGTCACGAAACGCACGTGCCCATCGATCTGCTCAGCGCGCTCGTCTACGTCGCGTGCGCGCTGGGGGTTGCGCTGCTCACCCGGCGCCGCGCGGCGTTCGGCGTCGCGGCGCTGCTCCTCCTCGCACCGTTCGATCTGGCGCGCTACGTCGGGCCCACGACGATCACAACCCTCAAAGCCGGCGTCCTCGGTCTGCTGGTCGGTTTGGCGTCGTCGCGGGTCGACGTCGCGGCGTTCCGGACGTTCCCGGTGCGCGTGATGCTCGGCGCGTTCGCGGCGACGTTCGCCGCAATCGCGATCAGCGCGGTCCACGCGCAGAACCTCGGCGCGGTGGTGCGCGAAGGCTTCAAGGACGGCGAGTACTTCGTGCTCTTCGCCGCCGCGGTCGCGGCGTTCGCGACCGATCCCGACGATCGTCCGTTCTGGCGCACGCTCGAAGCGGTGGTGGTGCTGGTCTGCGCGTCGGCGCTCGGCGAGTACGCGATCGGCGCGCATAGCGGGATCTTTCTGCGGCACCAGGAGATCGTGTGGCCGCGGATCGCGGGGGCGCTCGAAGGCCCCAACCAGCTCGCGGGCTACTTCGACGTGATGATCCCGGTGGTCGTCGCGCGCGCGCTCGTGCACCGCGACCGGTTGCTCGTCGCGGTGATCGCGCTGGCGGCGATCACCGACGTGCTGACGATCTCGCGCGCTGGGATCGTGGGGATGCTGCTGGGTGTCGGCGCGGTGATCGTCGTGCTGCGGCCGCCGCAGAGGGTCGCGTGGCGCTACCTCGCGGCCGTCGCGGTGGTCGCGGCGATCGGGATCGCGGCGGCGCTGCGTGCCGGCGTCCCGGCTGGCTATTTCAGCCTCGATCAGCAGACGCAGGCGGCGGATCACCTGGGCAATCGTTCGCAGCTCGCCCACGCCGCGATCGTGCTGTGGCGGACATCGCCGATCACCGGCGTCGGCGCGGGCAATTACGAGCTCGATCTTCCGCAGGCGGGACTGCCGGGCGTGCGCACGCACGCGAACAACCTGTACCTGCAGAGTCTGGCCGAAGGCGGGATCATCGGCCTGATCGCGACGATCGGGATGTTCGCGGCGACGATCGGCGTGCTGTGGCGCAGCGGCGTGCGGCGGCCGCTCGTCGTCGGCGCGCTCGGCGCGACGGTCGCGCTCGCCGCGCACCAGACGCTCGACGATCTGTTTTTCTTTCCGAAGGTCGCAACGGCGTTTTGGCTGGTCTGCGGCGTCGCGGTCGCCGAGATCGCGGCGCGGCGGATCTTCGAACGCCGGCGCGCGTCGGCGTACGTCGGCGCGATGCCGGCCGCGACGAGCGCGAAATGA
- the murJ gene encoding murein biosynthesis integral membrane protein MurJ codes for MRRRSPPSYEGSGRINPPRLTVVAEGRTPRRLARSTVLVAAATLASTILGFVREVVYAKYYGTSWELDAFLAASVVPVILFGVFNGALVTALVPLFSDYLNTDREDEAWNLASSVLIAIAVVLGVCAALGAWLAPAYVPMIARFPHGHVETAVVMTRWLMPTIVFTSLSGVIGALLNAYHRFGAAALQGLLANLCIIVAVWFAQPHYGAYALVIGALAGAIAQLVALLPRFLLLQRFRPVLDLQHPGMVRLMQVLGPIAIGSAAGQLALFFDRFFASGLTEGTIAGMNFAVKIVGFPQQIFVTAIATVIFPLFAGQFAHKNKPAMRRSLTTGLQMVLFLTVPSAWGLCMLAGPIVQTLFERGAFTPEATVLCAQLLPYAAVGLVALSANVVLTRCLYAGGAVKVAIGISVISVALNVALSVGWLPSLGARGLLLANAVSQTLQTFAFLAVAARMLGGFAARPLLISLLKVSACAAVMAFGLAAVQVTRTPPGPATLARIANLGEHLLFGGFVFLALARLVDSEELQLATDLLLRRRQRDLVPLP; via the coding sequence TTGCGAAGACGATCCCCGCCGTCCTACGAGGGGTCGGGGCGCATTAACCCGCCACGGCTGACCGTCGTCGCGGAAGGCCGAACCCCGCGGCGACTCGCACGATCGACGGTTCTGGTCGCGGCAGCCACGCTGGCGTCGACGATCCTCGGCTTCGTGCGCGAGGTGGTCTACGCGAAGTATTACGGCACGTCGTGGGAGCTCGATGCGTTCCTCGCCGCGTCGGTCGTGCCGGTGATCCTCTTCGGCGTGTTCAACGGCGCGCTCGTCACGGCGCTGGTCCCGCTGTTCAGCGATTATCTCAACACCGATCGCGAAGACGAGGCGTGGAACCTCGCGTCGTCGGTCCTGATCGCGATCGCGGTGGTGCTCGGCGTGTGCGCGGCGCTCGGCGCCTGGCTGGCGCCGGCGTACGTCCCGATGATCGCGCGGTTCCCGCACGGCCACGTCGAGACGGCGGTGGTGATGACGCGCTGGCTGATGCCGACGATCGTCTTCACCAGCCTCTCCGGCGTCATCGGCGCGCTGCTCAACGCCTACCATCGCTTCGGCGCCGCGGCGCTGCAGGGACTGCTCGCGAACCTGTGCATCATCGTCGCAGTGTGGTTCGCCCAGCCGCACTACGGTGCGTATGCGCTCGTCATCGGCGCGCTCGCCGGCGCGATCGCGCAATTGGTCGCGCTGCTGCCGCGGTTCTTGCTGCTGCAGCGGTTCCGGCCGGTCCTCGATCTGCAGCATCCGGGGATGGTGCGGCTGATGCAGGTGCTCGGTCCGATCGCGATCGGTTCGGCGGCGGGCCAGCTCGCGCTGTTCTTCGACCGCTTCTTCGCGTCGGGGCTGACCGAAGGGACGATCGCGGGGATGAACTTCGCGGTGAAGATCGTCGGCTTTCCCCAGCAGATCTTCGTCACGGCGATCGCGACGGTGATCTTTCCGCTTTTCGCCGGGCAGTTCGCGCACAAGAACAAGCCTGCGATGCGGCGCAGTCTGACGACCGGACTGCAAATGGTGCTCTTTCTGACCGTCCCTTCGGCGTGGGGCCTGTGCATGCTCGCCGGACCGATCGTGCAGACGCTCTTCGAGCGCGGCGCGTTCACGCCGGAAGCGACGGTGCTGTGCGCGCAGCTGCTGCCGTATGCGGCGGTGGGCCTGGTCGCGCTCTCCGCCAACGTCGTGCTCACGCGCTGTCTCTACGCCGGCGGCGCGGTGAAGGTCGCGATCGGCATCTCGGTGATCTCGGTGGCGCTCAACGTCGCGCTCTCTGTGGGATGGCTCCCATCGCTCGGCGCGCGCGGCCTGCTGCTCGCGAACGCGGTCTCGCAGACGCTGCAGACGTTCGCGTTCCTGGCGGTCGCGGCGCGGATGCTGGGCGGCTTCGCCGCACGGCCGCTGCTGATCTCGCTGCTGAAGGTCAGCGCCTGCGCGGCGGTGATGGCGTTCGGGCTCGCCGCGGTGCAGGTGACGCGCACGCCGCCGGGTCCGGCGACGCTCGCGCGCATCGCGAACCTCGGCGAGCATCTGCTCTTCGGCGGCTTCGTCTTTCTCGCGCTGGCACGGCTCGTCGATTCCGAGGAACTGCAGCTCGCGACCGATCTGCTGCTGCGCCGCCGCCAGCGCGACCTCGTCCCGCTGCCGTGA
- a CDS encoding sugar transferase produces the protein MQATALRARPDFADLPVGVPFPAAPPRPRWMHVAKRAIDIVLATALLTFTAPVVLLAMLGIVLVSGGSPVYRQDRVGVGGRTFRMWKLRTMVRDAHAMLPELRKFNEADGPVFKMRDDPRLHRLGALLRRTSIDELPNFVNVLAGEMALVGPRPPLPEEVAHYDAYALRRLVVKPGVTCLWQISGRSHLSFEEWMALDNAYIDAWSPWVDLTIVAKTIPAVLRGVGAH, from the coding sequence ATGCAAGCGACGGCGCTGCGGGCGCGCCCCGACTTCGCCGACCTGCCGGTCGGCGTCCCGTTCCCCGCCGCGCCGCCGCGGCCGCGCTGGATGCACGTCGCGAAGCGCGCGATCGACATCGTGCTGGCGACGGCGCTGCTGACGTTCACCGCGCCGGTCGTGCTGCTCGCGATGCTGGGAATCGTGCTGGTGAGCGGCGGCAGCCCGGTGTACCGTCAGGACCGCGTCGGAGTCGGCGGCCGCACGTTCCGGATGTGGAAGCTGCGCACGATGGTGCGCGACGCGCACGCGATGTTGCCGGAGCTGCGCAAGTTCAACGAAGCCGACGGTCCGGTATTCAAAATGCGGGACGACCCGCGGCTCCATCGGCTCGGCGCGCTGCTGCGCCGCACGTCGATCGACGAGTTGCCGAACTTCGTCAACGTCCTCGCCGGCGAGATGGCGCTGGTCGGCCCGCGCCCGCCGCTCCCCGAAGAGGTGGCGCACTACGACGCCTACGCGCTGCGGCGGCTGGTGGTGAAGCCGGGCGTGACGTGTCTGTGGCAGATCTCCGGCCGCTCGCACCTCTCGTTCGAAGAGTGGATGGCGCTCGACAACGCCTACATCGACGCGTGGTCGCCGTGGGTCGATCTCACGATCGTTGCGAAGACGATCCCCGCCGTCCTACGAGGGGTCGGGGCGCATTAA
- a CDS encoding phosphopentomutase encodes MPRILAFVMDSAGVGALPDASAYHDGSNANTIGNVAQQLGGLRLPNFERLGLGCITSVRGVAASERPAAVVARLRERSKGKDTITGHWEMAGVITEVPFPTYPDGFPPEVIERFTAITGAPPLGNIAASGTEIIAELGEEHQRTGRPILYTSADSVFQVAAHEETVPLATLYDWCERARAMLVSPHEVNRVIARPFVGVPGAYVRTPNRRDYAIPPPPTVLDRLEARGVPVHAVGKICDIYSGHGIASSVRVADNGEAVDRALELADATDHGLVFVNLNDFDTKFGHRRDVRGYGDALARLDARLPEILARIRPGDGLIFTADHGCDPTQPGTDHTREYVPYLECGLADGADLGVIDGLGYVGERIESCFQGLSMATAAGRR; translated from the coding sequence ATGCCGCGCATTCTCGCCTTTGTCATGGACTCCGCCGGCGTCGGTGCCCTTCCTGATGCATCTGCGTACCACGACGGTTCGAACGCGAACACGATCGGAAACGTCGCGCAGCAGTTGGGTGGTCTCCGCTTGCCCAACTTCGAGCGCCTCGGGCTGGGCTGCATCACCAGCGTGCGCGGCGTCGCTGCAAGCGAGCGGCCTGCGGCAGTCGTTGCGCGGCTTAGAGAACGCTCAAAGGGCAAGGATACGATCACCGGCCATTGGGAGATGGCGGGCGTGATCACGGAGGTGCCGTTTCCCACCTATCCCGACGGCTTTCCGCCCGAGGTGATCGAGCGCTTCACCGCGATTACCGGCGCACCGCCGCTGGGCAACATCGCGGCGTCGGGGACGGAGATCATCGCGGAACTCGGCGAGGAGCATCAGCGCACCGGGCGGCCGATCCTCTACACCTCCGCCGACTCGGTCTTTCAGGTCGCGGCGCACGAAGAGACCGTCCCGCTCGCGACGCTCTACGACTGGTGCGAGCGCGCGCGCGCAATGCTCGTCTCGCCCCACGAAGTCAACCGGGTGATCGCGCGGCCGTTCGTCGGCGTTCCGGGCGCGTACGTGCGCACGCCGAACCGGCGCGACTACGCGATCCCGCCGCCGCCGACGGTGCTCGACCGCTTGGAAGCTCGGGGTGTGCCCGTCCACGCGGTCGGGAAGATCTGTGACATCTACAGCGGTCATGGGATCGCGTCGTCCGTCCGCGTCGCCGATAACGGTGAGGCGGTGGATCGCGCGCTCGAACTGGCCGACGCCACGGATCACGGTCTCGTGTTCGTCAACCTCAACGACTTCGATACTAAGTTCGGCCACCGCCGCGACGTGCGCGGCTACGGCGACGCGCTGGCCCGTCTTGACGCGCGCCTGCCGGAGATCCTGGCCCGCATCCGCCCCGGCGACGGGCTGATCTTCACCGCCGATCACGGCTGCGACCCCACCCAGCCGGGGACCGATCACACCCGCGAGTACGTCCCCTATCTCGAGTGCGGGCTGGCGGACGGCGCCGACCTCGGCGTGATCGACGGGCTCGGGTACGTCGGCGAGCGGATCGAATCGTGCTTCCAAGGCTTGAGCATGGCGACGGCCGCGGGACGACGGTGA
- a CDS encoding MFS transporter, whose translation MAVRRTLNAGDHAALNALWLGIQFQDASILAIVIPAILLKLAPADHTPVLAAIATVVAAVWVFVPAVAGALSDYARRHGGDRRRETAIALAVDIAALLAMAYTHAVGALGLEVACAAVAIASASSIYQAMLPEAVPRSAWGVSAGVRGAMTLLGTVGGLAAAALLPPQQALFAMAAAIALVAPSLLAIPRETSGAERKERAVIRDPHDLNVTLVARGWIVLGMTLLNTYVLYFFHDILGVRNASLGTGMVAGAALVGAIVSSVAAGILSDRLDRRLVVALSGVPMVCAALGFAIAPEQRLIFLYAALFGLGYGGVFSAGWALALDAIPALGDVARDLGIWGTLSNLPGVLAPAIGALVIRQGATPRDGYRLLFALAAASFAIGSLVVLRVGRRPVSSAWSVALLLLVTLVRQPFLATRIRVRQWGRLPFRRGPTVLVANHQHEDESEIVVERAFAQGDWRSTLITASSRRMYEPGFFAGRLRVFARIMRRVNAGPFFYALGMYPLENELSTRPLRSILNALYDEHAEASLYAVFRDDVADTFPERVSYVDELLDSRHFAATAVRVKLAHLRDPFRKELLARTRAEIDEDVARIVDVVQRGATFFVTPEGYYSVDGRMRPFKGILERLTPIADVRLAAIAFDPFRGRRLSMLYRVVAPADPRDLPTSVAAARPITTSALLAAWIVGIGLPFTAGEARDAVLRMADAAGPAAFVDPELRRDHARCVDEALAYLERHGAVRGDGGRYERGAPLRDPRFPIVEDMLAYQAAFHAETSAALRALSER comes from the coding sequence GTGGCCGTCCGCCGCACCCTCAACGCGGGCGATCACGCCGCACTCAACGCACTGTGGCTGGGGATCCAATTCCAGGACGCCTCGATCCTCGCGATCGTCATCCCGGCGATCCTCCTGAAACTCGCACCCGCCGATCATACCCCCGTGCTGGCGGCGATCGCGACGGTGGTGGCCGCCGTCTGGGTCTTCGTCCCGGCGGTCGCGGGCGCGCTCTCCGACTACGCGCGCCGCCATGGCGGCGACCGGCGGCGCGAGACGGCGATCGCCTTGGCCGTCGACATCGCGGCGCTGCTCGCGATGGCGTACACACACGCCGTCGGTGCGCTCGGGCTCGAAGTCGCGTGCGCGGCCGTCGCGATCGCGAGCGCATCGTCGATTTATCAGGCGATGCTCCCCGAGGCGGTGCCGCGCTCCGCGTGGGGCGTCTCGGCAGGCGTGCGCGGCGCGATGACCCTGCTTGGCACCGTCGGCGGTCTCGCCGCGGCGGCGCTGCTTCCTCCGCAACAGGCGCTCTTCGCGATGGCGGCCGCGATCGCGCTCGTCGCGCCGTCGCTGCTTGCGATCCCGCGCGAGACGTCGGGGGCGGAACGCAAGGAACGCGCCGTGATCCGCGATCCGCACGATCTCAACGTCACGCTCGTCGCGCGCGGATGGATCGTGCTCGGGATGACGCTGCTCAACACGTACGTGCTCTACTTCTTCCACGACATACTCGGCGTGCGCAACGCGTCGCTGGGGACCGGGATGGTCGCGGGCGCGGCGCTGGTCGGCGCGATCGTCTCGAGCGTCGCGGCGGGGATCCTCTCGGACCGGCTCGATCGCCGGCTCGTCGTGGCGCTCTCCGGCGTGCCGATGGTTTGCGCTGCGCTCGGATTCGCGATCGCACCCGAGCAGCGGCTGATCTTTCTCTACGCGGCGCTGTTCGGACTCGGCTACGGCGGCGTGTTCTCGGCCGGCTGGGCGCTCGCGCTCGACGCGATCCCGGCGCTGGGCGACGTCGCGCGCGATCTGGGGATCTGGGGGACGCTCTCGAACTTGCCCGGCGTCCTCGCGCCCGCGATCGGCGCACTCGTCATCAGGCAAGGCGCGACGCCGCGCGACGGCTACCGCCTGCTGTTCGCGCTCGCCGCCGCGAGCTTCGCGATCGGGTCGCTCGTCGTGCTGCGCGTCGGACGGCGTCCCGTCTCATCGGCGTGGTCGGTGGCGCTGCTCCTCCTCGTCACCCTGGTCCGCCAGCCGTTTCTCGCGACGCGCATCCGCGTGCGACAGTGGGGGCGCCTCCCGTTCCGGCGCGGTCCGACCGTGCTGGTCGCGAACCACCAGCACGAAGACGAGTCGGAGATCGTCGTCGAGCGCGCGTTCGCGCAGGGCGATTGGCGCTCGACGCTCATCACCGCGTCGTCACGCCGGATGTACGAACCCGGATTCTTCGCCGGACGTCTCCGCGTCTTCGCGCGAATCATGCGGCGCGTCAACGCGGGGCCGTTCTTTTACGCGCTGGGGATGTACCCGCTCGAGAACGAGCTCTCGACGCGGCCTTTGCGCAGCATCCTCAACGCGCTCTATGACGAGCACGCCGAAGCGTCGCTGTACGCCGTCTTCCGCGACGACGTCGCGGACACGTTTCCGGAGCGCGTTTCCTACGTCGACGAACTGCTCGACAGCCGCCACTTCGCCGCGACCGCCGTGCGCGTGAAGCTCGCGCATCTGCGCGATCCGTTCCGCAAGGAATTGCTGGCGCGGACGCGCGCGGAGATCGACGAAGACGTCGCACGCATCGTCGACGTCGTGCAGCGCGGCGCGACGTTCTTCGTGACGCCCGAAGGCTACTACAGCGTCGACGGGCGGATGCGGCCGTTCAAGGGGATCCTGGAGCGGCTGACGCCGATCGCCGACGTGCGCCTCGCCGCGATCGCGTTCGATCCGTTCCGCGGACGCCGTCTCTCGATGCTCTACCGCGTCGTCGCGCCGGCCGACCCGCGCGATCTCCCGACGTCGGTTGCGGCGGCGCGGCCGATCACGACCAGCGCGCTGCTCGCGGCGTGGATCGTGGGGATCGGGCTTCCGTTCACCGCCGGCGAGGCGCGCGACGCGGTGCTGAGGATGGCCGACGCGGCGGGACCGGCCGCCTTCGTCGATCCCGAACTGCGCCGTGACCACGCGCGGTGCGTCGACGAGGCGCTGGCCTACCTCGAGCGGCACGGCGCGGTGCGCGGCGACGGCGGCCGTTACGAACGCGGCGCGCCGCTGCGCGATCCGCGCTTCCCGATCGTCGAGGACATGCTCGCCTATCAGGCGGCGTTTCACGCCGAGACGAGCGCGGCGCTGCGCGCGCTTAGCGAACGGTGA